The genomic window TTGAGCTTGCGCGCGGCGGCGCTGAGATTGCCGGCGTCGACGATATCGACGAACAGGCGCAGGGCGTTGAGATCCATGGCAGGGCTGGCGCGGAAACGAAAAAAGGGGCCCGAAGGCCCCTCAGTTTGCCATGGTGGCGGGGTCAGAAGCGGCTATTCGTGGCCGCCAAGGCTGTCGCCGCGCGCGCGAGCGGCCTCCTGATAGCGGGCCAGTGCGGCGAGGTCGTCCTGCTGGTACGCGATGTTGTCGTCCGGGCGGCTGCGGCCATCCAGGCCCGGCAGGTCGACCAGCCGGGACACCCAGTTCTGTTGTGGAATCAGCGGGCAGATCAGCGGCTGGAGATACGCATCGAGAATGCCTTGGTCCGGTGTGCGCAGCTCCGCCGTCAGCGCTTCCAGATAACCGTTCTTGCGCGACTGGCGCCAGTCAACGGAAAACCCCGCGCGTCCGCACAAGGCGGTGTGGACCAGCAGCATCGTGCGGCCGTTGCCATCCAGGAACGGGTGGCCCCACGCGAAAGCGCCCATCACGACACCGGGCTTGCGTCGCATTACCGCGGCGTCTGCGCCCATGCGCAGACCCCAGCCGACTGCCTGGCGGCTGAGTTCCGAGACTTCGAACTGGACGTCGCCCTTGGCGACGAGTCGCCCGACCCCCAGCATCTGGCGGTCCTGTCCCGCCCACGGGTAGAAATCGCGAAAAAGAATTGCGTGGACAGCGAGGAAGTGTTCGTACTGGATCGCGTCGGGGATGGTGGCAAGATAATCCAGCGCTTCTTCCAGGTTGGCCTCGAAGAAGGCGTGTTCCTGGATCTTGACTTCATCCAGGTCCTTGAGCTGTTCGAAGTTCCGGAGATAGCCCGCGCTGGCGAAATCACCGAACGGATCAAACACGCTTGCGTTCCCGCATGTGGTTGGTCATCAGGCGGGCCATCTGCCGGCCGTTGATGAGATGCCGCTTCTTCAGCGCGACCAGCAGCTTCTCGGTGGCATCGAGCGAGACATCGTCGCCGGACGCCCGGGTCACGGCCTCGGTCCAGTCGTCCAGGGCGGTGCGCTGGAATCGCACGTCGTGGGCCAGGGCAAAGTCGCGGACGAATTCGCTGACCTGGGTCGTGGGCAGGGCGTCCAGTTCGGCAGGCAATGACGTGGGGGGGTGGGAGCGTCCCATGGTGCCTCGCGGCAGAGTGACATGGGCCCAAATTAGCGGGTTTGCCGGGGCCGGTCAACCTCCCGAAAGCAACACGGCCTGTCCGCAGACAGGCCGTGGCGGATGGTGCGGGCGCGGCCGGTTGCCCGGTCCCGCCCGCCCGTCTCAATGCTCGTGATGCAGGTACTTCGCCTGGCGCGGCAGCCGCAGGCTGACCAGGAAGGCGATGACCATCATGGCGGTGACGTACCAGTAGAACGCGTTCTCGTGGCCGATGGACTTCAGGCCCAGGGCCACGTACTCGGCCGAGCCGCCGAACAGGGCGTTGGCCACCGCGTAGGCCAGGCCCACGCCCAGGGCGCGTACTTCGGGCGGGAACATCTCGGCCTTCACGATGCCGCTGATCGACGTGTAGAAGCTGACGATGGCCAATGCCACGCAGATCAGCAGGCCGGCCAGCTCGGGGCTGGACACGGTCTTGAGCGCGGTCAGGATGGGCACCGTGGCGATGGCGCCCAGGGCGCCGAACAGCAGCATGTTGGTGCGGCGGCCGATGCGGTCGGACAGCGCGCCGAAGAACGGCTGCATGCACATGTAGAGGAACAGGCAGACGGTCATCACGTAGCTGGTGGTCTTGATCGGCAGGTGGGCCGTGTTGACCAGGAACTTCTGCATGTACGTGGTGAACGTGTAGAAGATCAGCGAGCCGCCGGCCGTGTAGCCCAGCACCGTGAAGAACGCGGCCTTGTGATGGCGGAAGATCGCCGCCACGCTGCCGGCTTCCTTGTTGTTGCGCTGTTGTGCCGTGGTGGTTTCATGGAGCGTGCGGCGCAGCAGCAGCGCCACGACCGCCGTGATGGCGCCGACCACGAACGGGATGCGCCAGCCGTACGCCTTCAGCTCGGCCTCGGTCAGCAACTGTTCCAGGATGACCACGACCAGCACCGCCAGCAACTGGCCGCCGATCAGCGTCACGTACTGGAACGACGAGAAGAAGCCGCGCCGGCCCTTGAGCGCCACTTCGCTCATGTAGGTGGCCGTGGTGCCGTACTCGCCGCCCACGGACAGGCCCTGCAGCAGCCGGGCCAGCAGCAGCAGCGCGGGCGCCCAGTTGCCGATGGTGGCGTAGGTGGGCAGGCAGGCGATCAGCAGCGAGCCGCAGCACATCATGATCACGGAGATCAGCAGCGAGTTCTTGCGGCCGTTGCGGTCGGCGATGCGCCCGAACAGCCAGCCGCCGATCGGCCGCATCAGGAAGCCCGCCGCGAACACGCCGGCGGTGTTCAGCAACTGCGCGGTGGGGTCGCCTTTCGGGAAGAACGCCGGCGCGAAGTAGATGGCGCAGAACGCATAGATATAGAAGTCGAACCACTCGACGAGGTTGCCGGACGACGCGGCCACGATGGCAAAGACGCGCTTTCTGGTTTCTTCGGGGGACGGTGGCGTGCCGGTGATGGCCGGGGAGGCGATGTCTGTCATAGGACCTTGTGTTGTATCTGGGCGGCGGGGGCGCCGCGGGTCGGGTCGGGCGGGGCGCGGCGGGGCGCGGCGGGCGGGCCGGCGCGCCATCCGGGCGGGGCCTCGCGCACGGGCGCCCTTGAGGCTGGCTAGCGTAACCGGTAACCGTGACGCTCCCAAGGGGGCCGCGCCGCATCCTGTGCGGCCGATGTTGCAAATGCCTTGCCAGCGGCGGCTTTGCGCCGCATTGTCTGACGGGATGGAAAGAGTTATTACGAAATTCGCCCGAAAAGCGTCAAAAATGCACGGGCCTGACTTCGGTCATCCGGCCAGCTTGCGCCGGCCGTGCGCCTGCGCAATGATGCTCGCCGATTCTGAACGCCGCGCCTTTCAATCTCCTTGTCGACACCATCGTGCGCTACTTCTTCGTCCTGCTTGCCACCTTGCTCTGGGCCTCGGGCCCGGCCCGCGCCGAAGGCGACGCCAGCCTTGTCCAGTGCCAGCGGATCGGTCAGGCCCAGCTGCGCACGGCGTCCGAGCAGACGCTGCTGTTCCTGCGCTGCCGCGCGCGCCAGATTTCCTACGAGGCGCCGCGGCTGCACGGCGTGACCCAGAAGTTCAAGGACGACCTGGTGTTCGCCTGCCTGGACCAGGCCGACGAGGCCGAGCACCAGCTCCGGGTGCGCCACGGCTACACACGCGAGACCCTGGCCCGCAAGAAATGTGACTAATTTGCAACACCGGGGCGTCATATCCAGCACTGTCAAAAATTATTGACGGTTCTGTCCAAGTCGCCGTGGATTGTCAAAACCGATGGTCGGCGTACCATTGGCGGCCATTGACATTGCACCGACTCACCGGAGATAGCCATGGCCCTCGACGCCGAATCCTTTTCCCTGCTGCGCGCTTCGGTGCAGCGGTTCATCGATGACCGCCTGAAGCCGGCCGAGGACACGCTGGAAGAAATCGACGACGTGCCGGCCGATATCGTGGCCGACATGAAGGAGATGGGCCTGTTCGGCATCTCGATCCCGGAAAACTACGGTGGCATCGGGCTGTCGATGTCGCAGGAATGCGATGTGGTGTACGACCTCGGCCACACCGCCTTTGCATTCCGCTCGGTGTTCGGCACCAATGTCGGCATCGGCTCGCAGGGCATCCTGATGGACGGCACCGAGGAGCAGAAGCAGACCTATCTGCCGAAGATCGCCAGTGGCGAACTGGTGATTTCGTTCGCGCTGACCGAGCCGAACGCGGGGTCTGACGCCGCGTCGCTGCAGACCCGCGCCGAGCTTGACGGCGACCACTACGTCATCAACGGCACCAAGCGATTCATCACCAACGCGCCGCGTGCCGGCGCATTCACGCTGATGGCCCGCACGGGCGGCCCGGGCGCGTCGGGCATCTCGTCGTTCATCGTCCCGGCCGACACCCCGGGCATCTCGCTGGGCAAGCCGGACAAGAAGATGGGCCAGCGCGGCACCAAGACGTGCGACGTGGTGCTCGAAAACGTCCGCGTACCGGCCGCGAACATCATCGGCGGCGTGCCGGGCGTGGGTTTCAAGACCGCCATGAAGGTGCTGGACCGGGGCCGCTTGCATATCTCGGCGCTGGCCTGCGGCATGGCGCACCGCCTGATTACCGACGCCGTAGCCTACGCCAAGGAGCGCAAGCAGTTCGGCAAGCCCATCGGCGACTTCCAGTTGATCCAGGGCATGCTGGCCGACAGCCAGGCGGAACTGTACGCGGGCCTGTCGATGGTGCGCGACTGCGCGCAGCGGTACGACGCCAAGCCGGCCGGCAAGAGCGACCCCGAGGTCAGCATGCTGGCATCGTGCACCAAGATGTTCTGTACCGAGATGGTGGGCCGCGTGGCCGACCGCGCGGTGCAGATCCATGGCGGCGCCGGCTACATTGCCGAATACAAGGCCGAGCGGTTCTACCGCGACGTGCGCCTGCTGCGCCTGTACGAGGGCACCACCCAGATCCAGCAGTTGATCATCGCCAAGCAACTGCTGCGCGACTGAGCCGCGCGACGCGCAGGCGAGCCGGACTGACCGGCCTGACGAGGGGATAGGAGACAGGATGAGCAAGATCCAGGTAGCGGCCCCGCAGGGGTCGGGCAGGTCGGCGGTGGCGGGCAAGCCCGTCGCCGAGCTGGCCGCCAATGACGCGGTCCATCGGCTCCGCGCCGTGGTGGCCACGTACCGCACGGGCCTGCAGGCCTACACGCTCGTGGTATCGGCCCGGGAGCTGGTGGCGCTCTCGAACGGCCCCGAACCCACGCATTCGGCGCGCGACTACCGCGCGCAGGCCCATCTGGATCGGCTGCACCGCGCGGTCCGCGACTGCGGACTGGCGTTGCCCAACGCCATCGTGGTGGCCGTGGCAGGCGGCGTCATGCGCTGCGAATGCGACCACCTGTACTCGCTCGACCTCGACCGCAAGGCCGGCGACGGCCTGATCGTCCTCGACGGCTACGACCGCCTGACCGAACTGGCGCAGAGCGGGCGCGGCCATATCAAGACGCTGGTTACCGCCGTGCTGTGCTCCAGCAACATCCCCGACGCCGAACAGCCAGCCGTCCGGACCGAAGCCGACTGCGCCGTCATGCACGCCATGGCCGCGGCGCGCTGGGCCGGCGCCACGCGCGTCTGGCGCTGAGCCGGATGGCGGCGGCGTGGGGCGGGTAGCCAATCCGCTCCCTCGCGTGCCATGGCGCCCACCCTGGCCATCCTGGCCGACCTTTATGCCCAGATGGTGTCGACCTCGCGCAGCAGATGGCCGGCGAGGATGTAGTCGCCCAGCCGCGTCGCCTTGGCCTCCAGGTCCAGCAGCTCGCGGTCGGCCAGCGAGCCCAGATCGAACTGGCAATACAGGTTCCGCTGCCGGAACGTCGTCTTGGGTTTGCCCAGCCCCTCCAGCAATGCTTCGCGGGACCGCACGGCAACACTCTCCTGTCCGCGATATTGCACTTTGATGCCCCGCTTCTCGCCGAGCCGGCCGAGCTCGATGGCGTCCTGCCATCCGGTCTCGTAGTCCAGCTCAAGCGCCAGCGCCTGCTCCGAGGTCAGAAGCCTGAGCGCCTCCGCCTTGCTGCCAGCTCGCACGATTGACATCCACACCTCAAGTCTCAACAAAACACTGTATGAATATACAGTGATCGACCCATTGCCTCAAGGCTTGCCTGCGTCGGCCGGAGCCACCGCCGCCTGGCCGCCGCCATCGGCCCCCGTCGCGGCCGGTATGCCCCCCGCGCCGCCGAAATCGCCCGCGAACGCCTGCGTCAGCGTGGCCGGGCCCAGATAGCGCCGGATGGCGGCATTGACGGCGTCGGGCGTCGCCGTGCGAATGGCTTCCTCGATGGCGGCCGTATGGGCCATGGTCCGGCCCAGGTACGCCTGGTTGGCCAGGGCGCCTGCCAACGCGCCGTCGCGGGTGCGGCTCACCATGCCGGCCTGCAACAGGCCGCTGGCCGCCTCCGACAGTTCGCTGGCCGTGATGCCATCGCGGACAAACCGCGCCAGTTCCTCGTTGACGGCCTTGCGCAGCCGGGGCAGGTTCTGCGGCGCGTAGGCGGCCCACAGCCCGAAGCGGCCGGCGCGGTCCAGCGCGCCGATGGTCAGCGAGCTGGACGAGCCGTAGCTGATGCCGTCAACCTGCCGCAGCCGGTCGGCCAGCCGGCTGCGCATGCCCGTGCCGCCAAACACGCGGCTCGCGATCAGCATCAGCGGGTAGTCGGGCGAATCACTGACCAGATCGATAGGCTGCGCCGCCACGAAGACGGCGTTGGCCTTGCCCGGCGTATCGAGCGTGAATTCGGTGGCCGGAATGGCCACGAACGGTCGGTCCACGCGCTCGAACGGCACCGCCGCACGCCAGTCGCCGAACAGGTAGTCGGACTGCCGGACCGCGTCCGCGGCATCGAAATCGCCGACGATGGCCAGTTGCGCGTGCTCGGTGCCGTAGAAGCGGGCATGGAAGTCGCGCAAGCTGTCCACCGACACGCTCTTGAGCTCGGCCACGCTTTCGTCGAAGGTGGGCGTGTAGCGCGGATCGCCGGGCGGATACGGATTGCCGTGGCGCCCCAGCGCGTTCGGGGCGAGCGCGCCCGGCTGCTTGCGCTGGCTCTCGATGCCCGCAATGCTGGTGGCGCGCAGCGTTTCCAGCTCGTTCGCCGGGAAGGTCGGCATCCGCAGCACGGTACGCAGCAGGGCCAGCAGGTCGGGCAGGTGCTCGCGGCGGGTTTCGAAGCGAACCGTCAGCCGTTCGTCACTGCCGGAAATCGACACGTTGGCCTTCAGCGCCTCGATCCGGTCGGCGATCTGCTGCCGCCCGAACGCGCCGGCGCCCCGGTCCAGCATGGCCGCCGTCAGCGATCCGACCGAACTCTTGCCCTGCAGCGCCTGGACGTTGCCAAAGCGCAGGATCAGCGTGCCGTTGACCGCCCCGCCGCGTGTGGGCTTGGGCAGCAGCGCCAGTTGCATGCCGTTGGGCAGCGTCTGGCGCACGGTGTGGGCGTCGATGTTGGCGGGGCTCGGGTCGAACGGCGCCACGGCCTGGGCGGGCGGCTTGCCCGTGTAGTGCTGCGTCAGCGCGGCCACGTCCGGGCTGGCGGGAATGCTGGCGAGCTGGGGCTTGTCGCCCGGCACGAACTCGCCCACGGTGCGGTTGGCCGGGCGCAGGTAGTTCTCGGCCACGCGCTGCACGTCGGCCAGCGTGGTGGTTTCCACCCGGTCGCGGTTGATGAAGAACAGGCGCCAGTCGCCCTTGGCGATGGCCCCGGACAGCGCCACGCCATAGGCGGCCGGATCGTTGAGCGTCTTCTCGTAGGCGTTGCGCAGCCGCACGCGGGCGCGTTCCAGTTCCGGCTCGGTGATCGGCTGCGCCGCCAAGCCTTCCACGGTGGCCAGCAGCGCGTCGCGCACCGGGCCGAGCGGGCGGTCCTTGCTGGTGCCCGCCGCGAACTGGATCACGCCGGGGTCCTTCATCGACGTGAAGAACGACCCCTGCCACGCCGCCTTGCGCGTGTCGACCAGCGCGTGTTCGAGCCGCCCGCCCGGCGTGTCGGCCAGGATGACGGCCAGCAGGTCCAGCGCCGTCGTGTCCGGGTGGGCGCCCGGCGCCACGTGATACATCGCGGCGACGATGCTGCTGTCGCCCGGGCGCGTCAGCAGCAGCTCGCGGGCGCCCTCCTGCGGCGGTTCCACGGTGTACTCGGCCGGCAGCACGCGCGTCGGGCGCGGGATCGGCCCGAACGCCTGCTCGATGCGCGCCAGCGTGCGGGCTGGATCGAACTGGCCGGTCACCACCAGCACGGCGTTGTCCGGCTGGTAGTAGCGGCGGTAGAACGCCTGCAGGTTGTCGATGCCCACGCGCTCCACGTCGCTGCGCGCGCCGATGATCGCCTTGCCGTAGTTGTGCCAGCGGTAGGCCGCCGCGTACATCTGCTGCTGCAGCATGCGCATGGGATTGTTCTCGCCAATCTCCATCTCGTTGCGCACCACGGTCATCTCGCTGTCCAGGTCCTTGCGCGCGACGAAGCTGTTGACCATGCGGTCGGCTTCCATGCGCAGGGCCCAGTCCAGGTTGTCCTCGCTGGCCGCGAAGGTCTGGAAGAAGTTGGTGCGATCCTGGTTCGTGGTGCCGTTGTACTGCATGCCCCGGCGCGCCAGCTCCGTCGGAATCGTCTTGCCCGGCAGCGATGGCGTGCCCTTGAACAGCAGGTGTTCGAGCAGGTGCGCCATGCCGGTTTCGCCATAGTTTTCATGGCGGCTGCCGACCAGGTAGGTCATGTTGACCGTGGTGGTCGGCTGCGCGTCGTCGGGTGCCAGCAGCACGCGCAGGCCGTTGGGCAGCCGGTACTCGGTGATGCCCTCGACCGTGGTGACGCGCACCGCACGCGCCACCGGCGCGGACGGCGGCGCGGCGGTCGGGCCGGTGCGCGCCGCCTGCGCGGCGGGCGCCACCAGGCCGAAAGCGGTGGCAAGGGCGGCGGCCAGGCTGGCCATGCCGGCGGCGGAACGACGACGCTTCATGCGGACTCCGGGTTGAGGCGGCACGCGCGGCACGATGGGCCATCGGGCGGCGCGGGTGAGCAGATTCTAGCCGCACGCGGGCGCCATGCAACGCTGGCCAGCGCACTTTCAGAATCGGGGCCGAAGTGCGTCAGCATTCATACAATTGGCGCGCAGGCGCATGTCCGATTCCAGCGTATTCGATCGGCGGCAAAGGCGTAGGATGCAGGCCATGGAACTCGATCCCGACACCTGCTACAAGGCCGTGGCCTCGCACGACCGCCGTTTCGACGGACGCTTCTTCGTGGGCGTGTCGTCCACCGGCGTGTATTGCCGGCCGGTCTGCGCGGTGCGCACGCCCAAGCGCGAGAACTGCACGTTCTACGAATCGGCGGCCGCCGCCGAGAAGCACGGCTTCCGGCCCTGCCTGCGCTGCCGGCCCGAACTGGCGCCCGGCCATGGGCTGGCCGACATGTCCGGCCGGCTCGCGCAGGCGGCGGCCACGCTGATCGACGAAGGATTCATGACCGGCGCCGGCGTGGCGCAGTTGGCCGCGCGCATCGGCGTGACCGAGCGCCACCTGCGGCGGCTGTTCGATACCGCATTCGGCGTGTCCGTCCACGAATACGCGCAAACCCAGAAGCTGCTGCTGGCCAAGCGCCTGCTGACGGACACGGGCCTGCCCGTGACGCAGGTGGCGCTGGCGGCCGGCTTTGGCAGCGTGCGGCGTTTTCATGACGTGCTCAAGGAACGATACGGGCTGACGCCGCTGGCAATGCGGCGCCGCGCTGCGGATGGCATGGCCGACCGGCTGGTGTTCGAGCTGGGCTACCGGCCGCCGCTGGCGTGGGCCGAAATGCTGGGATTCCTGGCCGTGCGGGCGGTCGATGGCGTGGACGTGGTGCACGGCGGCGTGCATGTCCGGACCATCGCGGTCGAGGCCGGCGGCCATCGCCATCTGGGATGGGTGCGGCTGGAACACGTGCCGCGGCGGTCGGTGGTGCGCGTGACGTTGGCCGCCACGCTGGCGCATGTCATTCCGCAGGCATTGGGCAAGGTGCGGCGGCTGTGCGACCTCGGTTGCCGGCCCGATATCGTCGATGCCCACCTGGGCGAGCTGGCCGCGCAGACGCCCGGCATGCGGCTGCCGGGCACGTTCGACGGGCTGGAGATCGCGGTGCGGGCCATCATCGGCCAGGTGATCTCGGTGGTGCAGGCCCGGCGCATCCTGGCCCGGCTGGTCCGCATCGCCGGTACGCCGCTGCCCGATGCCGCACTGGCCGGGCTGGCGCAGCAGGCCGGGCACGCGCCACTGAGCCACGTTTTCCCGGACGCCCACGCGCTGGCCGCGCTGCCCGATGCCGATTACCAGGCGGCTGGCGTGCCGCTGGGCAAGGTGCGCAGCATTCGTGCGCTGGCGCGGCAGGTGGCCGCCGGCGAGATCCGGCTGGACCCGCACGCGGCGCCCGACGATACCGTGGCGCAGCTACGTGCCATCGACGGCATCGGCGACTGGACGGCCCAGTACGTGGCCATGCGCGCGCTGGGTTGGCCCGATGCGTTCCCCGCCACCGACTACGCGCTGCGCAAGGTGCTAGGCGTGAGCACGGTGCGCGCGATGCACGCGGCGACGTCGCAGTGGGCGCCCTGGCGGGCCTATGCGGCGATCCACCTCTGGCACCGCTACGAGGCCGCCAAGGCGGCGCCGGGCGAGCCGGAAAGCCACTCCGAAAGTCATTCCGAAAACGAGGAAGAGACAGCATGAACAGCTATCAGATCATCGACAGCCCGCTGGGCGACATCCTGCTGCGGGCCCAGGACGGCCAGTTGACCGGCGTGTTCTTTGCCGGGCAGAAATACTATCCGGCGCAGGCGCGCGTGGCCGCCGTGGACAGCCGCGCCGACGCGCGCACGCTGGCGCTGGCCGCCGACGAGCTGCGGGCCTACTTCGACGGCAGCCTGCAGGCGTTCACGGTGCCGCTGCGCTTTGCCGGCAGCCCGTTCCAGCAGCGGATCTGGCAGGCGTTGCGCGACGTGGGATTTGGCGAAACGTCGACGTACGGGCAACTGGCGGCCGGCATCGGGCTGCCACCGAGCCATTCGCGGGCGGTGGGCGGCGCGGTGGGGCGCAATCCGCTGTCGGTCATCGTGCCGTGCCACCGCATCCTGGGCGCCTCGGGGGCCCTGACCGGCTACGCGGGCGGCGTCGATCGCAAGCGGGCGCTGCTGGATCTGGAAGGCGTGCTGCCGCTAGTGGCCGCCCGGGCCGCGGCCGTCCGGCTGCCTGGTTTGTATTAGAGGTGCCGGGCCGGGCGCTTCCGGCCCGCGCTGCTTCCGCAGAAACGGGTACGCCGGCCCCCCGCCGGCTGGCCGGCCCGATGAAACAACTCCCGGCGCCCGATCCTGGTGCGCCGCAGCGAAATCGCCCGCAAACCCGCGCCCAGCCTGGCCGCCGCACCGCGCCGAAAGCGTAGCGGAAGCTACCCCACCGAAGTCGGTTCCTAAAGTTGCGTCGTATTTTGCCGAAGGCCATGGCATATGCTTGCGCCGCAGTAGGGGCGCGCTTACCATGCGGCGCTGGCGCGCCGCGCGCTGACAGAACCCATGCGTCGCCCGCCACGCGGGCTGCGGCGCAACCACTATTCGACGTAGCGTATTCCATGAGTCTCCAAGATCCCCGCGGGCCGCAGGCTGGCCAATCCTTCTCTCCGATGGAGGGCGAGCCCGACGACGAGCGGGGCTCGGCACAATCGGACGAGCGCTACCGGCTGACCCACAGCTCCCAGATCGGCACCGTGCTGCGCGACATGGCATGGCAGAAATGCCTGCTGAACGTGCGGTCGCGCGGCGGCTCGGAGATCGTGACGTCGATTCTCCACGTCGATCCGGCCAACAAGACCTTCATCTTCGACTGGTGCCGCGCCGACGGCGAGCGCCAGGCGCTGATGGGCTCCGACCAGAACGCGTTTTCCGGGCTGCTGCGCGGCGTGCCGGTCAACTTCGTGGTGGGCACCCCGGGCGCCACGCGCTTCGAGGGCGGCCCGGCGTTCATCGCCGACTTTCCGGAAAAGCTCTATCACTTCCAGCGCCGCCGCCATTTCCGGGCGCGCACGCTGCTGACCAAGGGCTACCGCTGCGAGGTGCAGTTGCCGGAGGCGGCCAGCAAGAGCACGCTGCAGCTCGATATCGCCGACTTGTCGCTGTCGGGCGTCGGCCTGCGGTCGCGTGCGGTGGGGGCGGACCAGCTGCCCGTGGGCACGGTCATCAAGAAATGCCGGCTCGATTTTGCCGAGCTGGGCCGGCTGGAGCTGGACATGCAGGTGGTGGGGCACTGGCTGGTGGGCTTCGACGACAACACCGTCCACCACTACGGCTGCGCCTTCCTGAATCCGGATGGCCGCATGGAAAACTTCCTGCAGCGGCTGGTGTTCCAGCTGGAACTGGCCCACCGCGGCTAAGGCAAGGGGGCCGGGCCCCCTGCCTGCTTCAACTTCCTACCAGCTTGCCGATTGCGGCGGCGGCCTCGCGCATCGGGGTCAGCAGCCGCGCCACCATCTCGCCTTCCGACACCTTGTTGGCCTTCACGCTCACGCTGATGGCGGCCACCACCATGCCCGTCTGCGACCGTACCGGCACGGCGATGGCGCGCAGGCCGGGCTCCAGTTCCTCGTCGATCAGCACGTAGTCCAGCTCCCGCGCGCGCTGGAACGCCGCTTCCAGCTCGGGCCGCGACACCTTGGTCAGCAGCGTGCGCGGCCGCAGCTCGGCGTGCTCGAAGAACGCCTCCAGCACCGCATCGGGCTGGTGGGCCAGCAGCAGCCGGCCGGTGGACGTGCAATAGGCCGGCAGTCGGCTGCCCATGCCCAGCGCGTGGGTCAGCACGCGCTGCACTTCGGAGCGCACGAGGTACAGGATGTCGATGCCGTCGAGAATGGCCAGCGCCGAGGTCTCGTGCACGCGGGCGCTCAGCGTGTCCAGGATCGGCTGGGCCGACGACACCAGCGCCGTCGACGAGAAATAGGCGTGCCCCAGGTGCAGCACGCGCGGCCGCAGCGCAAAGTGGCCGTCCTGCTGGCTCACGTAGCCGAGCTGTTCCAGCGTATAGAGGCAGCGTCGCACCGACGCGCGCGATAGCTGCGTGCGCTGCGCCAC from Cupriavidus pauculus includes these protein-coding regions:
- a CDS encoding IclR family transcriptional regulator domain-containing protein, translating into MDAPHPIHLKPAQADTVRAAHPPADILNSFAGDPNFMLSLARGLTVLEAFSERKRPLTISQVAQRTQLSRASVRRCLYTLEQLGYVSQQDGHFALRPRVLHLGHAYFSSTALVSSAQPILDTLSARVHETSALAILDGIDILYLVRSEVQRVLTHALGMGSRLPAYCTSTGRLLLAHQPDAVLEAFFEHAELRPRTLLTKVSRPELEAAFQRARELDYVLIDEELEPGLRAIAVPVRSQTGMVVAAISVSVKANKVSEGEMVARLLTPMREAAAAIGKLVGS
- a CDS encoding flagellar brake protein, translating into MSLQDPRGPQAGQSFSPMEGEPDDERGSAQSDERYRLTHSSQIGTVLRDMAWQKCLLNVRSRGGSEIVTSILHVDPANKTFIFDWCRADGERQALMGSDQNAFSGLLRGVPVNFVVGTPGATRFEGGPAFIADFPEKLYHFQRRRHFRARTLLTKGYRCEVQLPEAASKSTLQLDIADLSLSGVGLRSRAVGADQLPVGTVIKKCRLDFAELGRLELDMQVVGHWLVGFDDNTVHHYGCAFLNPDGRMENFLQRLVFQLELAHRG